The following coding sequences are from one Granulicella sp. L56 window:
- a CDS encoding polymer-forming cytoskeletal protein yields the protein MWKPNQPGSNSPSTPEPVRPTPAASPNYEASPTRQASVGSATPASAVPTGEQATIGKSLIVKGELSGSESLYIDGKVEGAINLPGNRVTVGRNGQVAANIVAREVVVLGKVRGNCQASDRVDIRSEGSLTGDVIAARISIEDGAFFKGGIDIRKPGGTDLKGGTATSAAPASEPVTTQA from the coding sequence ATGTGGAAACCGAATCAGCCCGGAAGCAATAGCCCTTCAACTCCCGAACCAGTGCGTCCGACTCCGGCAGCAAGCCCGAACTACGAGGCCAGCCCGACGCGGCAGGCGAGTGTAGGCAGCGCGACGCCAGCCTCGGCGGTGCCCACGGGCGAGCAGGCGACGATCGGCAAATCCCTCATCGTCAAGGGAGAGTTGTCGGGTTCTGAATCGCTGTACATCGACGGCAAGGTAGAAGGCGCCATCAATCTGCCCGGCAATCGCGTCACTGTAGGCCGCAATGGCCAGGTCGCGGCCAACATCGTTGCCCGCGAAGTAGTCGTTCTGGGCAAGGTGCGCGGCAACTGCCAGGCGAGCGATCGCGTGGACATTCGCAGCGAAGGCTCACTGACCGGCGACGTCATTGCAGCCCGCATCTCCATCGAGGATGGCGCGTTCTTCAAGGGCGGCATCGACATCCGCAAGCCGGGCGGCACGGACCTCAAGGGCGGCACGGCGACCAGCGCTGCTCCTGCTTCCGAGCCCGTAACAACTCAGGCTTAA
- a CDS encoding YdeI/OmpD-associated family protein, protein MSTSKKFRGLLEPYSKLNWVIVKLPFDVAKTWKTRNRLHVKGTVNGFAFRTSLFGSAQDGHFLLVNRQMQKGAGAAVGSMVEVAIEPDLEERRASIPPELTKLLKQHGSLKKWYEQLSVSARDNIARNINGPKSPEARLRRAEQTAERMMLAMEGERELPPILQMQFTRYPQARAGWEAMTPVQRRGHLFGIFYYQSPESREKRARKAIDEALKIAGAKGREAN, encoded by the coding sequence ATGAGCACAAGCAAGAAGTTTCGTGGTCTGCTCGAACCGTACAGCAAGCTCAACTGGGTCATCGTCAAGCTGCCCTTCGACGTCGCTAAGACGTGGAAGACGCGTAACCGGCTTCATGTCAAAGGCACGGTCAACGGCTTTGCTTTTCGCACCTCGCTCTTCGGATCTGCCCAGGACGGCCACTTTCTGCTGGTCAACCGGCAGATGCAGAAGGGCGCAGGCGCTGCGGTGGGCAGCATGGTCGAGGTTGCCATCGAGCCTGACCTCGAAGAGCGCAGGGCATCCATCCCACCCGAACTGACAAAGCTCCTCAAGCAGCATGGCTCACTCAAAAAGTGGTACGAGCAACTGAGCGTCTCCGCCCGCGATAACATCGCTCGCAACATTAACGGTCCTAAAAGCCCTGAAGCCCGTCTTCGCCGCGCCGAACAGACTGCCGAGCGCATGATGCTGGCCATGGAAGGCGAGCGCGAGCTTCCGCCTATTCTGCAGATGCAGTTCACGCGTTATCCACAAGCGCGTGCAGGCTGGGAGGCGATGACGCCGGTGCAGCGGCGCGGCCACCTGTTCGGAATCTTCTACTACCAAAGCCCGGAGTCGCGAGAAAAGCGCGCTCGCAAAGCCATCGACGAAGCTCTGAAGATAGCGGGAGCCAAAGGTCGCGAAGCTAACTGA
- a CDS encoding tetratricopeptide repeat protein translates to MKTARRLGVSIASSAAVALCFFSVFAKSGLTQESPRKDYSDKVSATYNYRFGKELPFAPGNPQIEGNEFIQPGAFPDATYCAHCHQEAYHQWRQALHSNSFREPFYRTSVNLLIKTKGIEYSRHCDSCHNPIGVLSGGLTQNSQVDRKFDQNGLTCTVCHSIQAVRSTSGNGGFVMGVPSVMVDEKGNRIPGEVPYSEIMSHTDRHVRAVMKDLYRTPEFCAACHKANLPEHLNDFKFISAFTTFDEWQNSKFSHRNPLTFYSGDFKTCQACHMMRAPNTLPDYGAKHGTFASHSWTAGNTAAPFYYGFDEQLEKTVRFLQTGNYLNVDIFGLKKANTETLIAPLGSVPFSIGPNDVLDVYVVIQNKNIGHSLIPEVRDLYEAWVEFTVKDASGKDIYHSGFLKPDGSLDERAHSFTNRPVDKDGEFVDNHQVQLIHSVAYDNTIAAGRSTIVRYQFRVPSNISGPITITAKVNYRHLRQSYLNNVLGKDHPAYPVVQLATRSRTLNIGENQPEKPDANDNPDWMRWNNLGIGYLDALQYSSAVQAFGEVVKLRPDYADAYTNIAVTEIPWEKYESAWDNIQKSLSLSPNNARALYYAALLERRASHPKEELDDLLEVVRQYPQSRDARRDLGITYYRQGNYHEAMTQFEALQAIDPDDLSAHYNLSILYHRMGMIKQAKEQQALFVTEKINSNARTYSLGYLRSHPEISTESIPWHLHTDLADVTNGFTQTAQK, encoded by the coding sequence ATGAAAACGGCGAGGAGATTAGGCGTATCGATTGCGAGTTCAGCCGCAGTTGCCCTGTGTTTCTTTTCAGTATTTGCTAAGAGCGGTTTGACCCAGGAAAGTCCGCGAAAAGATTATTCAGATAAAGTCAGCGCCACCTATAACTACCGCTTTGGTAAAGAACTGCCTTTTGCTCCGGGAAATCCTCAGATCGAAGGCAATGAGTTTATCCAGCCGGGAGCTTTTCCAGATGCCACCTACTGCGCTCACTGTCACCAGGAGGCCTATCACCAGTGGCGCCAGGCGCTCCACTCGAACTCTTTCCGCGAGCCGTTTTACAGGACCAGCGTAAATCTCCTGATTAAGACCAAAGGCATTGAATACTCTCGCCATTGCGATAGCTGCCACAATCCTATCGGTGTGTTGAGCGGTGGGCTCACGCAAAATTCGCAGGTCGACCGCAAGTTCGACCAGAACGGTTTGACCTGCACTGTTTGTCACTCCATTCAGGCAGTGCGCTCGACGAGCGGCAATGGCGGCTTCGTCATGGGCGTCCCATCGGTAATGGTGGATGAAAAAGGAAACCGTATTCCGGGTGAAGTTCCGTACAGCGAGATCATGAGTCACACGGATCGCCATGTACGGGCCGTGATGAAGGACCTCTATCGGACCCCAGAGTTTTGCGCCGCATGCCACAAGGCAAACCTTCCGGAGCATCTCAACGACTTCAAGTTTATAAGTGCCTTTACCACTTTTGATGAATGGCAGAACTCCAAATTCTCGCACAGAAACCCGCTGACTTTTTATTCTGGAGATTTCAAAACCTGCCAGGCCTGCCACATGATGCGCGCTCCCAATACTCTTCCAGATTACGGAGCAAAACATGGAACCTTCGCATCGCATAGCTGGACTGCCGGCAATACAGCAGCGCCTTTTTACTATGGCTTTGATGAGCAGTTGGAAAAGACTGTCAGATTTCTTCAGACTGGGAACTATCTGAACGTAGATATCTTTGGATTGAAAAAGGCCAATACCGAAACATTAATTGCGCCGCTCGGTTCTGTTCCTTTCAGTATCGGGCCAAACGATGTTCTAGATGTCTATGTTGTTATTCAAAATAAGAACATAGGGCACTCACTTATTCCAGAAGTTCGTGACCTCTACGAAGCCTGGGTCGAATTCACGGTGAAAGATGCCAGTGGTAAAGATATCTATCACAGCGGCTTCCTTAAACCCGATGGCTCACTGGACGAGCGGGCGCACAGCTTCACCAATCGGCCCGTCGATAAGGATGGCGAGTTTGTCGATAATCACCAGGTCCAACTTATCCATTCGGTCGCTTATGACAACACGATCGCGGCAGGAAGGTCGACGATTGTCAGGTATCAATTTCGTGTGCCTTCCAACATAAGCGGCCCAATCACCATCACTGCAAAGGTCAACTATCGCCATTTGCGGCAAAGCTATTTGAACAATGTATTGGGCAAAGATCATCCGGCATATCCCGTGGTGCAACTTGCTACACGCAGCCGGACGCTGAATATTGGAGAGAACCAGCCGGAGAAACCCGATGCCAATGATAATCCTGACTGGATGCGATGGAATAACCTGGGCATAGGCTACCTTGATGCACTGCAATATTCTTCAGCAGTTCAGGCCTTCGGCGAAGTCGTCAAACTAAGGCCGGATTATGCCGATGCTTATACCAATATTGCGGTCACCGAAATTCCCTGGGAAAAGTACGAATCAGCGTGGGACAACATACAAAAATCCTTATCGCTAAGTCCTAACAATGCGCGTGCGCTCTATTATGCAGCGCTACTGGAACGAAGAGCCTCACACCCGAAGGAGGAGTTGGACGATCTATTGGAAGTAGTAAGACAATATCCTCAATCCCGGGATGCACGACGAGATCTGGGTATTACCTATTATCGTCAGGGCAACTATCACGAAGCGATGACTCAGTTTGAAGCATTACAGGCAATTGATCCCGATGATCTTTCAGCACACTATAACCTGTCTATTCTCTACCACCGGATGGGCATGATAAAGCAGGCCAAAGAGCAACAGGCATTATTTGTAACAGAGAAGATTAACTCGAATGCTCGTACATACTCTCTTGGATATCTCCGCAGTCACCCTGAGATTTCGACTGAAAGCATACCTTGGCACCTTCACACCGACCTTGCCGACGTCACTAACGGTTTCACTCAAACAGCACAGAAATAA
- a CDS encoding YqaE/Pmp3 family membrane protein encodes MRLVIAFFFPWLTFFTIGRPFAGVICLVLQITVLGWIPATIWAVYALSQYKTDQKIHRALSRQY; translated from the coding sequence GTGAGACTTGTTATCGCATTCTTCTTTCCCTGGCTGACCTTCTTCACCATCGGCCGCCCCTTCGCCGGCGTCATCTGCCTGGTGTTGCAGATCACCGTGCTTGGTTGGATTCCCGCGACCATCTGGGCGGTCTACGCCCTGAGCCAGTACAAGACCGACCAGAAGATCCACCGCGCACTCAGCCGTCAATATTAA
- a CDS encoding CRTAC1 family protein produces MAQATEQTIQTPLQDGGIPRAHQGGSATGGQFAPILDSEKRPITEGGFVKTGPIVFEDISKKAGLTVWTHKMGTSQKPFILETIGSGVALLDYDNDGWLDIYLVNGSTYDAEDGKAEPPHAALFHNNHDGTFTDVAAKAGVTNDRWGFGVAIGDYDNDGWPDIYVSNYGENRLYHNNHDGTFTDVGQKAGVTLGNWSTGASFGDYDGDGHLDLFVPGYVHWDAKHPIGAGSDNVNNGFCEFRGVHVMCGPRGLPGEPDHLFHNNGDGTFTDVSEKAGVSDKNKNYGFSSTFVDVNNDGKVDLIVANDSTPNYLYINKGDGTFDDASFYSGFALNQEARETASMGLAVGDYRNNGLVDIYTTTFSDDYNTLFRNEGDGNFSEITAGAGIARLTYPFLDWGTEFIDYDNDGWKDIMMVGGHVYPQADHHDWGTSFAQRPLLFHNVDLGKKFEVVPAVEGTGLADVIPGRGAAFGDIFNDGKIDVVINCIDHTPVLLRNVNADTHAWVGIKLIGGPKSPRDAVGTTVYLTAGGIRQRGDVMSGGSFESSNDQRLHFGLGQATTVDSVEVHWSSGAVEHIKLPAVDRYFVIEEGKGLVPSVYDAIAKGATAVQTTSHAAN; encoded by the coding sequence ATGGCTCAGGCAACCGAACAGACCATTCAGACGCCATTACAGGATGGAGGAATTCCTCGGGCGCATCAGGGGGGATCTGCCACTGGCGGACAGTTCGCTCCCATACTCGACTCCGAAAAACGGCCGATCACAGAGGGCGGCTTCGTGAAGACGGGGCCGATTGTCTTTGAAGACATCTCGAAAAAAGCAGGCCTTACTGTCTGGACCCACAAGATGGGGACTTCACAGAAGCCCTTCATCCTGGAGACCATCGGTTCCGGTGTGGCGTTGCTCGATTATGACAATGATGGCTGGCTCGATATCTATCTTGTGAATGGCTCGACTTACGATGCGGAGGATGGAAAAGCCGAACCTCCCCATGCTGCGCTGTTTCACAATAATCATGACGGCACGTTTACCGATGTTGCCGCCAAAGCAGGCGTGACCAACGATCGCTGGGGCTTTGGTGTCGCCATCGGCGACTACGACAACGATGGCTGGCCTGACATCTATGTTTCAAACTATGGGGAAAACCGCCTTTACCATAACAACCACGATGGCACCTTCACGGATGTAGGACAGAAGGCCGGTGTAACTCTCGGCAACTGGTCTACAGGAGCGAGCTTCGGCGACTATGACGGCGACGGGCATCTCGACCTCTTTGTTCCCGGGTATGTCCACTGGGACGCAAAGCATCCCATCGGCGCTGGCTCAGACAATGTTAACAATGGGTTCTGCGAGTTCCGCGGCGTGCATGTCATGTGCGGCCCGCGCGGTCTTCCCGGTGAACCGGACCACCTGTTTCATAACAATGGAGACGGGACTTTCACCGATGTAAGCGAGAAGGCCGGAGTCAGCGATAAGAACAAAAATTATGGATTTTCTTCTACCTTCGTTGACGTCAATAACGATGGGAAAGTAGATCTTATCGTTGCGAATGATTCGACACCAAACTACCTCTATATCAATAAGGGCGATGGGACCTTCGACGATGCAAGTTTCTATTCCGGCTTTGCGCTCAATCAGGAAGCCCGCGAAACAGCATCCATGGGACTTGCCGTCGGGGACTATCGCAACAATGGATTAGTCGATATCTATACCACTACATTTTCCGATGACTACAACACACTCTTTCGTAATGAAGGCGATGGGAATTTCTCGGAGATTACTGCAGGCGCAGGTATAGCCAGGCTCACTTATCCATTTTTGGATTGGGGTACAGAATTCATCGATTACGACAACGATGGATGGAAAGACATTATGATGGTCGGCGGCCATGTCTATCCTCAGGCCGATCATCATGACTGGGGAACGTCTTTCGCGCAGCGGCCTTTGCTCTTTCACAATGTGGACCTGGGTAAGAAGTTCGAAGTCGTTCCTGCAGTAGAGGGGACTGGTCTTGCCGATGTCATTCCCGGCCGAGGAGCAGCCTTCGGCGATATCTTCAATGATGGAAAGATTGATGTCGTCATTAACTGCATCGACCACACGCCTGTCCTGCTTCGCAACGTCAATGCCGACACCCACGCATGGGTAGGCATTAAGTTGATCGGGGGACCGAAAAGCCCGCGTGACGCCGTTGGAACTACCGTATATCTCACTGCGGGAGGCATTCGACAGCGTGGCGACGTGATGAGTGGTGGAAGCTTTGAATCGTCGAATGACCAGCGCCTTCACTTCGGCTTAGGTCAGGCAACCACGGTGGACTCTGTCGAGGTCCACTGGTCAAGTGGAGCAGTGGAACACATCAAGCTTCCGGCAGTGGATCGCTACTTTGTGATTGAAGAAGGCAAAGGCCTCGTGCCAAGCGTCTATGACGCGATCGCAAAAGGTGCAACAGCAGTACAGACCACCTCTCACGCGGCCAACTAA